AGCCAGCGCACGCTCGTTCTGCTCAAGCCCGACGCCGTACGCCGCGGCCTGATCGGCGAGATCATCGGCCGTATCGAGCGCAAGGCGGGCTGGCAGATCACCGCGCTGGAGCTGCGCGAGCTGGACCAGGACACCCTGGAGCAGCACTACGGTGAGCACCAGGGCAAGCCGTTCTACGAGCCGCTGGTGGCCTTCATGTCCTCCGGTCCCGTCGTCGCCCTGGTCGTCGAGGGCGAGCGGGTCATCGAGGGCGTGCGCGCCCTGGCCGGTCCGACCGACCCGATCGCGGCCGCGCCCGGTTCCATCCGCGGCGACTACGGCACGATCGTCCGGGAGAACCTGATCCACGCCTCGGACTCGGAGGAGTCCGCCGCCCGGGAGCTGAAGATCTTCTTCCCGGGGCGCTGAGGGCCCACCGCACCCGCCGGTTCACCTCCGGGTTTTTCCTGACCGGCAGTCAGCCGTGCAGCGCCGGATCCTGGGGCGACCGAAGGAATTTCGGTCGCCCTTCGGCATACGTCGCGCGATATCGGGAACGCATCGCTCCGACTCGTCGTCACCCTTATTGAGGCGGGGCCCAGCGCGCGGAATCGGCGCAGGCGGCACTACGATGGAAGCCTCCACGCCACAGCACCCGTGCAGCACCCTCCTCGCCTACCTGAAAAGCCATCAAAGCTCGATTTGGGAAGGCCCGACGCATCCTCATGGGACACAAGGGGAACTCTATGTCGTTCATCGGCCGTGACATGGCTGTCGACCTCGGGACCGCCAACACGCTGGTGTACGTCAGGGGTCGGGGGATCGTCCTCAACGAGCCGTCCGTGGTCGCCATCAACACCAACACCGGCGGCATCCTCGCCGTGGGGGCCGAGGCCAAGAAGATGATCGGGCGTACGCCCGGCAACATCGTCGCGGTCCGCCCGCTGAAGGACGGCGTGATCGCCGACTTCGAGATCACCGAGCGGATGCTCCGCTACTTCATCCTCAAGATCCACAAGCGCCGGTGGGCGGCCCGCCCCCGCATCGTGGTGTGCGTGCCCTCCGGTATCACCGGTGTCGAGCGCCGCGCGGTCATCGAGGCCTCCACCCAGGCCGGTGCCCGGCAGGTGCACATCATCGAGGAGCCGATGGCGGCCGCGATCGGCGCGGGCCTCCCGGTCCACGAGGCCACCGGCAACATGGTGGTGGACATCGGCGGCGGCACCACCGAGGTCGCCGTGATCTCCCTCGGAGGAATCGTCACGGCACAGTCCATCCGGGTGGCCGGGGACGAGCTGGACAACGCGATCATCCAGCACGTCAAGAAGGAGTACAGCCTCCTCCTTGGTGAGCGGACCGCGGAGAGCATCAAGATCACCATCGGTTCGGCGTTCGACCTGGACAAGGACGAGCACACCGAGATCCGCGGCCGCGACCTGGTGTCCGGTCTGCCCAAGACCGTCGTCATCTCCGCCGCCGAGGTCCGCAAGGCCATCGAGGAGCCGGTCAACGCGATCGTCGACGCGGTGAAGACCACGCTCGACAAGTGCCCGCCGGAGCTGTCCGGCGACGTCATGGACCGCGGCATCGTCCTCACCGGCGGCGGCGCGCTGCTGCGCGGCCTCGACGAGCGGCTGCGCAGCGAGACGGGCATGCCCATCCACATCGCCGAGGATCCGCTGGACTCGGTGGCGCTCGGTTCGGGCAAGTGCGTCGAGGAGTTCGAGGCGCTCCAGCAGGTGCTGGACGCGCAGCCCCGCCGCTAGCGCGGGATCCACGATCGGCCGTTCGGGTCAGGCGGACCCGTTCGGCCGGTCGTTCGTACAACAACACACGTCACGACGAACACAACACACACCACAGAGCTCGGCATTCACATTCCGACGAGGAAGGCACGGCCGCCGCACGTGAGGGACACGAAAGAGAGCCGGCTGCTCCTGGTCCTGCTGATCGCCATCGCGTTCGCATTGATCACGGTGGACATCCGCGGCGGCGAGGAGTCACCGGTCGACGGCGCCCGGCAGGCCGCCGCCGCCGTCTTCGGACCGGTCGAGAACGGCGTGGCCTCCGCCGTCGATCCCGTGGGCAACGCCATAGGAGCGATCCGGGACTCAGGCGAGCGGCACGACCGCATCTCCGTCCTCGAGCGCGAGAACGCCGCCCTCAAGGTGAGACTCGGCAGCGACGACCGCAACCGCAGCAGGGTCCGCCAACTCGACAGCATGCTGAAGAAGGCGGCCGACGGGCAGTACGGCATCAAGGGCGCCGAGGTCATCGCCATAGGAGCCGCCCAGGGGTTCTCCTGGACCGTCACCATCGACGCCGGCTCCGCCGACGGTATCCAGCGCGACATGACCGTCCTCAACGGCGACGGCCTCGTCGGCCGGGTGACCACCGTCGGCCCGAACACCGCGACCGTGCTCCTCGCCAACGACCCGGACTTCACCGTCGGCACCAGGATGGAGCGGACCGACGAGCTGGGCTTCGCCACCGGCCAGGGCGACCGGCCGCTGTCCGTGCAGCTGCTCAACGGCAAGGCGAAGGTGCGCAAGGGCGACCGGCTGGTCACCTTCGGCTCGCAGGCCGACAAGCCCTTCGTGCCCGGCGTGCCGGTGGGCGAGGTCGTCCGCGTCGACCCCTCCGGCGGCGCCCTGACCCGCAACATCTTCGTGCGGCCGTACGCCGCCTTCACCAAGCTCGACATCGTCGGGGTGGTCGTCCAGGCACCCCGCGCCGACCCGCGCGACATGGTCCTGCCGCCCAAGCCCAAGCCGACGCCCACACCGACGGTCACCGTCACGGTCACCCCCTCCGCCGACGGCGACACGCAGGCGCGGAGCCAGGACTCGGAGGAGCGGGACCCGGGCGGGGAAACCCCGCAGACCGACAGCACCGAGGCCGTCACCGGCCGCGACGACGAGTAGCAGGAGGAGCTGAACACCATGCGCTTCAACCGGATGCTCCTCTCCGCGACGCTCGTCGTGGTCGCGCTCGTCGTCCAGGTCACCGTCCTCGCCCGGCTCCAGCTCCCCGGAGCCGTCCCCGATCTGCTGCTGCTCACCGTCGTCGCCCTCGCACTCGTCTACGGCCACACGGGCGGCGCCCTCATCGGCTTCGGCGCCGGACTCCTCGCCGACCTCGCCCCGCCCGCCGACCACGCCGCCGGGCGCTACGCCCTCGTCCTCTGCGTCATCGGCTACCTCGTCGGCCTCGCCCGGCCCGAGAACGGCCGGCTGACCTCCGCCACCGGCCCGATGGCCGTGGTCGTGGCGGCGGCCGTCGTGTCGACCCTGCTGTACGCCGGCGTCGGCGCGCTCGTCGGCGACACCGCCGCGCGCCACGTCGGCCTTGGCTCACTGCTGTTCACGGCGGCCCTGTACGACCTGCTCCTCGCGCCGTTCACCGTGCCGCTGATCATGGCGCTGGCCAGACGCGCCGAGAACGATCCGCTCGCCGAGTCCCCGGCCGGCACCGGTGACGTCTCCAGCGGCTGGGCCTCCTCCGGTACGGGACTGCGCATCGGCCGCCAGCGCGGCGGGCTGCGGATCAAGGCGGCCAGGACGCGGGCCTCCCGCGCCGGCCGCATCAGGGGAGTCAAGCGACTGTGACCGAGGGGGTATCGGCAGCGTGAGCAACATTCCCGAGACCGGACGGACCCCCCGCGTCCAGATCCGGCTCATCATCATCCAGGTACTCGTCTTCTCCCTGTTCGCCACGCTCGGCGGGCGCCTCTGGTACCTCCAGATCCGCAACGGAGACGAGTACACCGACGAGGCCAAGAGCAACCACGTCCAGCAGGTCGTCCAGCCCGCCGTACGCGGGTCGATCCTGGACGCCAGGGGCGTGCCCCTGGCCGACAACGAGACCCGGCTCGTCGTCTCCGCGTCCCGCACCGACCTGATGAAGATGAAGGACGACGGCAAGGGGGTGCTCACCCGGCTCGCGGACGTCCTCGGCATGAAGCCGAAGGACGTCATGGACAAGGTCCGGCTGTGCGACGCCGAGACCCCCCAGCCGTGCTGGAACGGCTCCCCGTACCAGCCCATCCCCGTCACCGACGAGGCCACCACCCAGCAGGCCCTCCAGATCCGCGAACGCGCCGAGGACTTCCCCGGCATCACCGCGGAGCCGATGGCCGTGCGCCGCTACGTCGCGCCCGGCAAGGCCAACACCGCTCAGGTCCTCGGCTACCTCTCGCCCGTCACCGACGAGGAGATCGAGAAGGCCAAGGACACCGACTCGCCGTTCCTGCGCTCCGACCAGGTCGGCCGCTCCGGACTCGAGCGCACGTACGACAAGGACCTGCGCGGCAAGGCCGGTGTCACCCGCTACGAGGTCGACAACCTCGGCCGGGTCATCGGCCTGGCCCAGGCCGACAAGGCCGAGCCCGGAGCCAACGTCGTCACCTCCATCGACGCCCGCGTCCAGGCGGTCGCCGAGTGGGAACTGCACAACGCGATGAAGGAAGCCCGCAAGGTCTTCGACGACAACACCGGCACCAACTACAAGGCCGACTCGGGCGCCGTCGTCGTCATGGAGGCCAAGACCGGCCGCGTGGTCGCCATGGCCTCGCAGCCCACCTACGACCCGAACGCCTGGGTCGGCGGCATCTCCGCCAAGGACTACGCACGGCTCACCGGCAAGAAGTCCAACTTCCCGCTGCTGAACCGGGCGATCCAGGGCCAGGCCGCCCCGGGCTCCATCTTCAAGGTCGTCCCCACCACGGCGGCGGTCAACGCCGGCTACGACTTCAACGGCCGCTACCCCTGCCCCAGCTCCTACTCCATCGGCAACCAGGTCTTCAAGAACTTCGAGTCCCAGGGCCACGGCAGCATCACCCTCGGCCAGGCCCTCGAGGTCTCCTGCGACACCGTCTACTACGCCCTCTCCCACCAGCAGTGGAAGAAGGACGGCGGCCTCAAGCCGAAGAAGAACCCGGCGGACTGGTTCTACAAGACGGCCCACCAGTTCGGCCTCGGCGCCGAGACCGGCATCGACCTCCCCAACGAGGTCACCGGCCGCGTCCCCGATCGCCGCTGGAAGCAGAAGTTCTGGGAGGCCAACAAGGACTACTGGTGCAAGGTGGGCAAGAAGGGCGGCGACTACATCCAGCAGCTCTCGTACGAGAACTGCCTGGAAGGCAATCTGATGCGCGCCGGTGACTCCGTGAACTACTCCATCGGCCAGGGCGACACCCTCGTCACCCCGATCCAGATGGCGACCATCTACGCGGCGATCTCCAACGGCGGCACCATGTGGAACCCGACCGTCGGCAAGGCGGTCGTCAGCGCCGACGGCAAGAGCGTCCGCGAGATCAAGCCCAAGTCCCACGGCAAGCTGCCCATGGACGCCAGGACGCGCAAGCTGATGAACGAGGCGCTCGCGGGGGTCGCCACCCGCGGCACCGCCGCCTGGCGGTTCGGCGGCTGGCCGCAGGACAAGATCCCGATGCACGCCAAGACCGGCACGGCCGAGGTCCACGGCAAGCAGACGACGTCCTGGTTCGCCACGTACACCAAGGACTACTCGATCGTCATGACCATCTCCCAGGGTGGTACCGGCTCCGGCGCCTCCGGCCCCGCCGTGCGCAACATCTACAACACGCTCTACGGGCTGGACATGGAGGGCAACCAGGACCTCAAGAAGGCCCTGCTGCCGCAGCCCCAGAAGGCGCTCCCGAAGATCCAGCCCGACGGCTCCATCGACGCGCCGAAGATCACGCCGTACGAGCCGGCCAAGCCCGAACCCGAAGAGGACGCCGCCCTCGCCGGCCCGCCCCCGGCCACCGGACGGAGGGACTGAGGAATGGCCGGACCCCATGGCTTCTCGGTCTCGCGCTACGCACCGGACCGCGGCGGCCTCGCCAAGCTCCTCGCCCGCGACTCGATGGTCCGCCGGCTCGACTGGCCGATGCTCGCCTCGGCACTCGCCCTGTCGCTGCTCGGCTCCCTGCTCGTCTGGTCCGCGACCCGCAACCGCACCGAACTCAACGACGGCGACCCGTACTACTTCTTCCTGCGCCACCTGCTCAACACCGGCATCGGGCTCGCCCTGATGGTCGGCACCGTCTGGCTCGGGCACCGCACCCTGCGCGGCGCCGTGCCCGTGCTGTACGGCATCTCCCTGGTGCTGGTCGCACTGGTGCTCACCCCGCTCGGTGCGACCATCAACGGCGCCCACGCCTGGATCGTGATCGGCGGGGGCTTCTCCCTCCAGCCCTCCGAGTTCGTGAAGGTCACGATCATCCTGGGGATGGCGATACTGCTGGCGACCCAGGTCGACGCAGGCGACCAGCTCCATCCCGACCACCGGACCGTCGCCAAGTCACTGGGCCTGGCGGTGCTCCCCATGATCATCGTGATGCTGATGCCGGACCTCGGTTCGGTCATGGTGATGGTGGTGATCGTCCTCGGCGTACTGCTCGCCTCCGGCGCCTCCAACCGCTGGATCTTCGGACTGATCGGCGCGGGCATCGGCGGCGCCGTACTGGTCACCGCGCTCGGCCTGCTCGACGAGTACCAGATCAACCGCTTCGCGGCGTTCGCCAACCCCGAACTCGACCCGGCCGGCGTCGGCTACAACACCAACCAGGCGCGCATCGCCATCGGCTCCGGCGGGCTGCTCGGCACCGGCCTGTTCAAGGGCTCCCAGACCACCGGCCAGTTCGTGCCCGAACAGCAGACCGACTTCGTCTTCACCGTCGCCGGCGAGGAGCTCGGCTTCGTCGGAGCGGGCCTCATCATCGTCCTGCTCGGCGTCGTCCTGTGGCGCGCCTGCCGCATCGCCCGTGACACCACCGAGCTGTACGGCACGATCGTCGCCGCCGGGATCATCGCCTGGTTCGCGTTCCAGTCCTTCGAGAACATCGGCATGACCCTCGGCATCATGCCCGTGGCCGGACTGCCGTTGCCGTTCGTCTCCTACGGCGGATCGTCGATGTTCGCGGTGTGGGTCGCCGTCGGACTCCTGCAGTCCATCAAGGTGCAACGCCCGATGTCCGCCTGAGTACCTCCGCCGCTCCCGGTCCACCACGGCGTCCGAGCCGGCGGCCGCAACCCACGACGCACGGCCGCCGAGACGACTAGATGAATACCGTGCGGATAGATTCAACTCATGGTGGAGACGAAGCGGGAAATCGAGCGGAAGTACGAAGCCACACCCGACACCAAGCTTCCGGACCTCACCGGCGCGGCCGGGGTCGCGGACGTCGTCGAGAAGGGCGTGACCGAGTTCGACGCCGTCTACTACGACACCCCCGGTCTGCGCCTGGCCGCCGACAGGATCACGCTGCGCCGCCGCGCCGGCGGCTCCGACGAGGGCTGGCACCTGAAGTTCCCCGTCGCCACGGGCATCCGCGAGGAGATCCACGCACCCCTCCGCGACTCGGTGCCGCGCACCCTCGCCGGACTCGTCCGCTCCCGCACCCGAGGCGCGCCCCTCGTCGCCGTCGTGCGTCTGCGGACCTCCCGCGACGTACGCCACCTCGTCGACGAACGGGGCCGGCTCCTCGCCGAGCTGTCCCTCGACATCGTCCACGCGGAACGCCTGACACCCGGCAACGGCACGGCGGGATGGACCGAGATCGAGGTCGAACTGGCCGACGACGCCGACCCCGCCCTCCTGGACCGTGTCGAGAAGCGCCTTCGCAAGGCCGGCATCAGGCCCGCATCCGCCCCGTCCAAGCTGGCCAGGGCCCTCGCCGACACCGAACCCGACCCGGCCGCGGCCACCGGCGCCGAACCCGCCCCGGCCGCCGCCCGGCAGGCGGCCTCCGCCGCGGAGGGCCACGGCGACACCACGGCGGCGCACGCCGAGGAACAGGCGTCGTCGCGCCACGCCGACGCCTTCGCCCCCGCGGGCGGCGAGCGCGCCCCCAAGGCACCCGAGGCCGCCAGGAGCGTCCGCCACCGGGGCGCACGGCTGGAGCCCGCGCACGCCGGCGAACACGTCCTCGCCTACCTGCGCGAACAGCGCGACGCCCTCGTCGCCCTCGACCCGGCCGTACGCCGCGACCTCCCCGACGCCGTGCACCAGATGCGGGTCGCCACCCGACGTATGCGCAGCGCCTTCAAGACCTTCCGGAAGATCATCGACCGGGCCGTCACCGACCCGGTCGGGGACGAGCTGAAATGGCTGGCTGGCGAACTGGGTGCCGCACGCGACCAGGAAGTCATGGCCGAGCGGCTGCGCGACCGCATCGACACGCTGCCCCGTCAGCTGCTTCTCGGGCCCGTGCGCAGCAGGCTCCGGATCTGGGCCACCTCCCACCGCGCCGACGCCCGCCGCCGCTCCGTCGCCGTGCTCGACACCGAGCGCTACCTCACCCTCCTCGACACCCTCGACGCGCTCCTGGACGCACCACCGCTGCTCCCCACCGCCACGGCGAAGCCCGCGGCCGCACTCCCCAAGGCGGTGCTCAAGGACTACGACCGGCTCGCCAGCCGTGTCGAGCGCGCCCTCGGTCTCCCCGCCGGCCACGACCGCGACCTCGCCATGCACGACGCCCGCAAGGCGGCCAAGCGCGCCCGCTACGCGGCCGAGGCCGTCACGCCCGCCCTGGGCAAGTCCGCCAAGAGGTTCGCCAAGCGCATGAAGTCCGTCCAGACCGTCCTCGGCGACCACCAGGACAGCGTCGTCGCCCGAGGGACCCTCCGCGACCTCGCCGTCCAGGCCCACGCGGCCGGCGAGTCCGCGTTCACCTGGGGACTGCTGTTCGGACGGGAGGAGGCCGCGGCCGCCGACCGGGAGCGTGAGCTGCCGGAAGTCTGGGAGGAGGCCGCCCGGCCCGAGCTCCGCGCGGCCCTCAAGGGCTGACCGCGCCCCGAACGGTCCGGGGCCGCCCTCCGGTCGGGTTACGCTTGAGAGTCGCCCTCCTGCCCGTCCACGAAGGTTCCTGATGTCTGCCGAGTCGGTCTTCCCACAGCTCGAAGCTCTGCTCCCGCATGTGCAGAAGCCCATCCAGTACGTCGGTGGTGAGCTGAACTCCACGGTCAAGCCGTGGGAGAGCTGCGATGTGCGCTGGGCGCTGATGTACCCGGACGCCTACGAGGTCGGACTGCCCAACCAGGGCGTCATGATCCTCTACGAGGTACTGAACGAGCGCGCCGGCGTCCTCGCCGAGCGCACCTACAGCGTCTGGCCGGACCTCGAGGAGCTGATGCGCGAGCACGGCGTCCCCCAGTTCACGGTCGACAGCCACCGCCCCGTCAAGGCGTTCGACGTCCTCGGCCTGAGCTTCTCCACCGAGCTCGGCTACACCAACATGCTCACGGCCCTCGACCTCTCCGGCATCCCGCTGGAGGCCAAGGACCGCACTGCCGACGACCCGATCGTCCTCGCCGGGGGCCACGCGGCCTTCAACCCCGAGCCGATCGCGGACTTCATCGACTGCGCGGTGATCGGCGACGGCGAGCAGGCCGTCCTGCAGATCACCGACATCATCCGGGACTGGAAGGCCGAGGGGCGCCCCGGCGGCCGCGAGGAACTGCTGTTCCGCCTGGCCAGGACCGGCGGCGTCTACGTCCCGGGCTTCTACGACGTCGAGTACCTCCCCGACGGCCGCATCGGCCGCGTCGTGCCCAACAAGTCCGGCGTGCCGTGGCGCGTGTCCAAGCACACCGTCATGGACCTGGACGAATGGCCCTACCCCAAGCAGCCGCTCGTCCCGCTCGCCGAGACCGTCCACGAGCGGATGTCCGTCGA
The genomic region above belongs to Streptomyces marianii and contains:
- a CDS encoding CYTH and CHAD domain-containing protein, with product MVETKREIERKYEATPDTKLPDLTGAAGVADVVEKGVTEFDAVYYDTPGLRLAADRITLRRRAGGSDEGWHLKFPVATGIREEIHAPLRDSVPRTLAGLVRSRTRGAPLVAVVRLRTSRDVRHLVDERGRLLAELSLDIVHAERLTPGNGTAGWTEIEVELADDADPALLDRVEKRLRKAGIRPASAPSKLARALADTEPDPAAATGAEPAPAAARQAASAAEGHGDTTAAHAEEQASSRHADAFAPAGGERAPKAPEAARSVRHRGARLEPAHAGEHVLAYLREQRDALVALDPAVRRDLPDAVHQMRVATRRMRSAFKTFRKIIDRAVTDPVGDELKWLAGELGAARDQEVMAERLRDRIDTLPRQLLLGPVRSRLRIWATSHRADARRRSVAVLDTERYLTLLDTLDALLDAPPLLPTATAKPAAALPKAVLKDYDRLASRVERALGLPAGHDRDLAMHDARKAAKRARYAAEAVTPALGKSAKRFAKRMKSVQTVLGDHQDSVVARGTLRDLAVQAHAAGESAFTWGLLFGREEAAAADRERELPEVWEEAARPELRAALKG
- the mrdA gene encoding penicillin-binding protein 2 — its product is MSNIPETGRTPRVQIRLIIIQVLVFSLFATLGGRLWYLQIRNGDEYTDEAKSNHVQQVVQPAVRGSILDARGVPLADNETRLVVSASRTDLMKMKDDGKGVLTRLADVLGMKPKDVMDKVRLCDAETPQPCWNGSPYQPIPVTDEATTQQALQIRERAEDFPGITAEPMAVRRYVAPGKANTAQVLGYLSPVTDEEIEKAKDTDSPFLRSDQVGRSGLERTYDKDLRGKAGVTRYEVDNLGRVIGLAQADKAEPGANVVTSIDARVQAVAEWELHNAMKEARKVFDDNTGTNYKADSGAVVVMEAKTGRVVAMASQPTYDPNAWVGGISAKDYARLTGKKSNFPLLNRAIQGQAAPGSIFKVVPTTAAVNAGYDFNGRYPCPSSYSIGNQVFKNFESQGHGSITLGQALEVSCDTVYYALSHQQWKKDGGLKPKKNPADWFYKTAHQFGLGAETGIDLPNEVTGRVPDRRWKQKFWEANKDYWCKVGKKGGDYIQQLSYENCLEGNLMRAGDSVNYSIGQGDTLVTPIQMATIYAAISNGGTMWNPTVGKAVVSADGKSVREIKPKSHGKLPMDARTRKLMNEALAGVATRGTAAWRFGGWPQDKIPMHAKTGTAEVHGKQTTSWFATYTKDYSIVMTISQGGTGSGASGPAVRNIYNTLYGLDMEGNQDLKKALLPQPQKALPKIQPDGSIDAPKITPYEPAKPEPEEDAALAGPPPATGRRD
- the mreD gene encoding rod shape-determining protein MreD — protein: MRFNRMLLSATLVVVALVVQVTVLARLQLPGAVPDLLLLTVVALALVYGHTGGALIGFGAGLLADLAPPADHAAGRYALVLCVIGYLVGLARPENGRLTSATGPMAVVVAAAVVSTLLYAGVGALVGDTAARHVGLGSLLFTAALYDLLLAPFTVPLIMALARRAENDPLAESPAGTGDVSSGWASSGTGLRIGRQRGGLRIKAARTRASRAGRIRGVKRL
- the ndk gene encoding nucleoside-diphosphate kinase, producing MSQRTLVLLKPDAVRRGLIGEIIGRIERKAGWQITALELRELDQDTLEQHYGEHQGKPFYEPLVAFMSSGPVVALVVEGERVIEGVRALAGPTDPIAAAPGSIRGDYGTIVRENLIHASDSEESAARELKIFFPGR
- the mreC gene encoding rod shape-determining protein MreC yields the protein MRDTKESRLLLVLLIAIAFALITVDIRGGEESPVDGARQAAAAVFGPVENGVASAVDPVGNAIGAIRDSGERHDRISVLERENAALKVRLGSDDRNRSRVRQLDSMLKKAADGQYGIKGAEVIAIGAAQGFSWTVTIDAGSADGIQRDMTVLNGDGLVGRVTTVGPNTATVLLANDPDFTVGTRMERTDELGFATGQGDRPLSVQLLNGKAKVRKGDRLVTFGSQADKPFVPGVPVGEVVRVDPSGGALTRNIFVRPYAAFTKLDIVGVVVQAPRADPRDMVLPPKPKPTPTPTVTVTVTPSADGDTQARSQDSEERDPGGETPQTDSTEAVTGRDDE
- the rodA gene encoding rod shape-determining protein RodA yields the protein MAGPHGFSVSRYAPDRGGLAKLLARDSMVRRLDWPMLASALALSLLGSLLVWSATRNRTELNDGDPYYFFLRHLLNTGIGLALMVGTVWLGHRTLRGAVPVLYGISLVLVALVLTPLGATINGAHAWIVIGGGFSLQPSEFVKVTIILGMAILLATQVDAGDQLHPDHRTVAKSLGLAVLPMIIVMLMPDLGSVMVMVVIVLGVLLASGASNRWIFGLIGAGIGGAVLVTALGLLDEYQINRFAAFANPELDPAGVGYNTNQARIAIGSGGLLGTGLFKGSQTTGQFVPEQQTDFVFTVAGEELGFVGAGLIIVLLGVVLWRACRIARDTTELYGTIVAAGIIAWFAFQSFENIGMTLGIMPVAGLPLPFVSYGGSSMFAVWVAVGLLQSIKVQRPMSA
- a CDS encoding rod shape-determining protein, translating into MSFIGRDMAVDLGTANTLVYVRGRGIVLNEPSVVAINTNTGGILAVGAEAKKMIGRTPGNIVAVRPLKDGVIADFEITERMLRYFILKIHKRRWAARPRIVVCVPSGITGVERRAVIEASTQAGARQVHIIEEPMAAAIGAGLPVHEATGNMVVDIGGGTTEVAVISLGGIVTAQSIRVAGDELDNAIIQHVKKEYSLLLGERTAESIKITIGSAFDLDKDEHTEIRGRDLVSGLPKTVVISAAEVRKAIEEPVNAIVDAVKTTLDKCPPELSGDVMDRGIVLTGGGALLRGLDERLRSETGMPIHIAEDPLDSVALGSGKCVEEFEALQQVLDAQPRR